A window from Triticum aestivum cultivar Chinese Spring chromosome 6D, IWGSC CS RefSeq v2.1, whole genome shotgun sequence encodes these proteins:
- the LOC123141761 gene encoding GDSL esterase/lipase At5g37690: MQISTNTQTLVCVLRFGSTAPKQQAMAALRALVVGIAIAAAHCWVAGGTATKGPVTYVFGDSMSDVGNNNYFQLSLARSNYPWYGIDYPNGVATGRFTNGRTIGDYMAAKFGIPPPPPFLSLSMADDDFLAGVNFASGGAGILNETGVYFVEYFSFSEQISCFETVKRAMIAKIGKEAAEETVNAAMFQIGLGSNDYINNFLQPFMADGTTYTHDQFIRLLVATLDRQLKRLYGLGARKVAFNGLPPLGCIPSQRVKSATGECIAQVNSYAVQFNAAAKKLLDGMNAKLPGAQMALADCYSVVKELIDHPERNGFTTSDTSCCGVDTKVGGLCLPDSTPCRDRKAYVFWDAYHTSDAANRVIADRLWASMTTASAPAPAPAARAGAPGPAAVPAPSPSRA; the protein is encoded by the exons ATGCAAATCAGCACCAACACACAGACGCTTGTGTGTGTTCTTCGGTTTGGGAGTACTGCACCAAAGCAACAAGCAATGGCAGCTCTCCGCGCGCTCGTCGTCGGCATCGCCATCGCCGCCGCACATTGTTGGGTCGCCGGCGGCACGGCGACCAAGGGCCCGGTGACGTACGTGTTCGGCGACTCGATGTCGGACGTGGGGAACAACAACTACTTCCAGCTCTCCCTCGCCAGGTCCAACTACCCCTGGTACGGCATCGACTACCCCAACGGCGTCGCCACCGGGAGGTTCACCAACGGCAGAACCATTGGAGACTACATGG CTGCCAAGTTTGGCATCCCACCCCCGCCGCCGTTCCTCTCCCTGTCGATGGCCGACGACGACTTCCTCGCCGGCGTCAACTTCGCGTCTGGTGGCGCCGGCATTCTGAACGAGACCGGCGTCTACTTT GTGGAGTACTTCTCGTTCAGCGAGCAGATATCGTGCTTCGAGACTGTGAAGAGGGCGATGATAGCCAAGATCGGCAAGGAGGCCGCCGAGGAGACCGTCAACGCAGCGATGTTCCAAATTGGTCTCG GGAGCAACGACTACATCAACAACTTCCTGCAGCCGTTCATGGCGGACGGCACCACGTACACGCACGACCAGTTCATCCGCCTCCTCGTCGCCACTCTAGACCGCCAGCTCAAG AGGCTGTACGGGCTCGGGGCGCGGAAGGTGGCGTTCAACGGGCTGCCCCCGCTGGGCTGCATCCCGTCGCAGCGCGTCAAGTCGGCCACCGGGGAGTGCATAGCCCAGGTGAACAGCTACGCCGTGCAGTTCAacgccgccgccaagaagctgCTCGACGGCATGAACGCCAAGCTGCCCGGCGCGCAGATGGCGCTCGCCGACTGCTACTCCGTCGTCAAGGAGCTCATCGACCACCCAGAGAGAAACG GGTTCACGACGTCCGACACGTCGTGCTGCGGCGTGGACACCAAGGTCGGGGGCCTCTGCCTGCCGGATTCGACGCCCTGCCGCGACCGCAAGGCGTATGTGTTCTGGGACGCGTACCACACCTCCGACGCCGCCAACCGGGTCATCGCCGACCGCCTCTGGGCCAGCATGACGACGGCGagcgctccggctccggctcctgcTGCTCGCGCCGGCGCGCCAGGGCCAGCCGCGGTGCCGGCGCCTTCTCCTTCTCGGGCTTAA